TAAGTTAATGTAAATTTTTTAATAGTTAATTTAACATATTTGTTTTGCAAAATAATAATTGATTATTTTTGAGTATTATTTTTATTTAAATCGAGCATCGGACTTTTGAGACTTAGCTTTTTCATGTTTTGTTTCAAACCAGCCTATTTTTAATTCATCAATTGTATCTTCATATAATTGAGGAACATATGGTTTAATATCAAGAAGTGGTGTCCCATCTAAAACATCGATATTTGAAATATGTAGAATATTATCTTCAATTTTATCTATTTTTACAACACTAGAACCAATACGGTTTGGTCTTTTTGGGGATCTTGTTGCAAAGACTCCATGAGTATTATTATCCATAAATGGTTTTACTTCAAGCATATAACCATCAACTTCATGTAATAAATAAATTAAATGAATATGAGAAAACCCATCAAGATCTTTTAGTCCATCTTTGTATTTTTCTTTTATTTCGATTTTTCCTTTAATACCTTTGGCACCTGTTGGTTGAATGGGCATTCCTTCTATTTCTGTGAATTGAGTATGTATAGTACCAATTGATTCTAGTTCGATTTTCATAATTTATATATTCGACATTATTTTTTAAATATTTTCCCTTATAATTTCTTCGATATGAAGTAATTTAGGTAATCGATTAAATTTTCTTTAAATGATGTAAAAACGAAAGGATTATATACAATTCGATTTTAAATAAATAAATGAAGTTGATGAAATAAAGATATTTCACAATTATAAGTCAACTTATTTAAAAGAGGATTGATAAAATGGAACTTAGTGCAAGAAATCAATTAAATGGTAAAATTACAAATGTTGAGATTGGTGCAGTAATGGCTAGTATTAAACTTGAAGTAACAGAACCTGGTATAATTACAGCTATGATTACAAAAGAATCTGCTGAAAAATTAGGTTTAACTGAAGGAGATGATGTTACAGCTATTATTAAATCAACTGAGGTAATTATTGGAAAATAAATCAATGTGGATAGTGTTGGTATAATTAAATTCCAACATATCCTAGTAATATTAAGACTATTAAAATAGCAAAAAGTATTAAAAAGATTTTTTTAATTCTTTTAACAAGTGTATAAACAATTAAAAATAAGATTAATAATTTGATTATAAAAATTAATGTCAAAATTATCCTCCTGCAAGAATAGTTTTACTTCCTTGGTTAGAAATTTCTTCTTTTTTAAATTCAACATCGTACTTAACATTTTCAATAACTTCTTTTAATGCATCAAGGGTTTCTTCTCTATGTGATCCTAAAACAGCTACTAAAAATAAACTATCTCCAGTGTAAAATTCACCAATATAATGAATAACAGATATTTCATGAACATTAAATTTAATTTTTGCTTTTTCAACAATTTCCTTAATTTCTTTTAATGTTTTTTTCTTATTAGGTGTGGTTAGTATAAGTTTTTCTAAATCAAAGTTTTCTTCTTTTCCACGAACAATACCTTCAAAAGTAAAAATAGCTCCAGAATAATCAACTTTTTTACTTTTTTTTAAATCATCGATTAAATCAGCTATTGTTATTTTGTCCTCTTTTGCTTCAATTAATTTTACAACCATAATAATCACTTATTTATTTAAATCACTAATTTCTTTTATTGATAAGTTTTTTAATCTTTCAATACCATTTATCTCATTTATAACTTTAATAGTAGCATTAGGAACTAATTCTTCCCAGTTAGAATTTTCAATCATTCTTTTTCTAACTTCGGTTCCTGATAAATGAAATCTATCATAAAGTGGGGGATTTTTAACATTAAATCCATTTTCCTTAAATAATTGTTTAACTAAGGAATTACCTGAATAAACAACTGAAAATGGAGGAGTCATCATTTTAACATGAGATGGCCATATTGCATTATAATTAATATCTTCCATAGGTATAATATAATATCTACTTGGATCAATATTAGATTCAACAAATGCTTTTTTAAGCATTATTACACGTTCACCTGCAGTAAAAGGATTTTTAAGTTCATAACTTAATTGAGCACTACCAATTCCAATTATAATTTCATCAACTTCTTCTAAAATTTTATTAATAACTTGCATATGTCCTTTATGTACAGGTTGCATCCTACCAATTAATATTCCACGAACTTTATTCATTAATAACCACCTAAAATTAAGGTTCTAATTTATCTAAACATCTAATAAAATTATTTGCAATTTGTAATTTTTGAGCATATGTATCGTCAATAGAAACTTCCATTAATAATGTGTTAATTCCTTGTTTAGCAATAGGCTTTGTGACTTTTTTAGGGCTACTACCTTCACTAAATTTATAATCAACTAAACCTACATCATTACAAATCTCTTTTACATATGAATCTACTTTATCAGTTCTTTTAGAAAGACTAAATATAAAATAAGAATACTCATAAGTTGGATTTATTTCATGAACGTCAACAACAATAAAAGGATTGTCTTCTTTAATATTCGGTACAATAAATTTATTAGCTAATTTTTCACCAGCTAAACGAGTATCATCACGACTAGTAATATTATCTTTTGTTTGAACATAATAAATTACAAACTTTTTATTAAGGTTATTGGTTTCATTTGTAGTTATATTATGCAATGTTTGATTTATAGCTTCATGAATTTCATGTTCTCTTGGATGAACACCTAAAATTATTCCAATAGTGTTATTAGAAGAAGTATTTCCAGCTACAACTTTATAAACTGTTCCATTATTATTTGATCCAACCGTGGTAACATTATAACTTTTTGTAACTTCATTATGTGTTGTTAAAAGAAGTGTAATGTTGAAAATAACAATAGCTATTAGAATTACTAATATTATTTCATATTTTCTTTTTTTATTCATAATTTACCTAAAATTATTTTATTAAACCATTTTTTGTTTTTATTAATTAAAATACTTTGTTGCTATAACTAAACTTATATTAAACCCTTTTTAATATAATATATAATTGAATAAATTATGGAGATATCATAATGAAAACTAAAAATATAATTATAATTGCATTAGTTGCTATTCTTCTTATTGTTGCAGGAGCAGTATTTTCTTCAGGAATTTTAAAAAATGATGAAAGAATCACTACTCCATTTAAAACTGAGTTTATGGAAGGTAATTTTACTGGACATGTTAAATTAGTAAATGATTCTGAAAAATTTATGCATTCTTATGAAGATCATGAGAATAATATTACTTATAATATTTCTACTGTCGATAATGCTTCTGCTTTAATGGAAATTTATCAATTACAAGGTGCTAAAAACCCTGAAAAAAGAACATTTAATGGTACTGAATGGAATATTTACTTTACTCAAGCTGTTCCATCTAATAATTCATCAGATACTAGTGGTAAATCTATGAATATTATAATCTGTGAATCACAAAGTGAAAAACAAGGATATATGATTTACATGATTTTTGGGAATAATTCTAAAGTTAATTATACTTTAAACACATTTTGTGAAGCATATGAGGATTATGCAGAACCTTTAATTCAGAGTATAACTTTAAAAGAAAGTAAACATGTTCCAGCTATTAGTGAGCAGTTTGGTTTAACTGATGAGCAATTTGCTCAACAAATGGATTTAGTTCATCAATATATGGCTGGAAATACTTCTGCTTTAGAAACTGGAGAATAAGATGAGAATTACAGTTTTTCATGCAGATGAATGTGATAGAAAAAAATGCACCTCTATTAAGATGGAAAAGTTAGGATATTGTAAATTAATTTATGATATAAATAGAATACCATCAGGGTCTATTGTATTAAATCCTTATGCAGAAAAGGCTGTATCATATGAAGACTATAAATTTGTTGAAAAACGAGGAATTGTAGGGCTTGATTGTTCTTGGAATGAAGTTTCAAGTTCTAAAAAATTCTTTTCTTTATCAAAATATCATAGGTCACTTCCTTTTTTAATAGCTACTAATCCAGTTAATTATGGTAAACCTTGTATTTTATCCACGGTTGAAGCTATTTCAGCTACATTGTATATTACTCGTTTTAAAGATGAAGCTCATAAAATATTAGATGGTTTTAAATGGGGTCATACCTTTTTAGAACTTAATCATAATCTTTTAGAAACCTATAGTGAAGCTGATACAAGTGAGGAAGTAGTTAAAATTCAAAATGAATTTTTGGAATCTCATGAATGATTTTATATTAATTTTCTATGAGTCATATTATTTTATTTTCGAAGGAATTAACTAAAGCTTTAAATACTACTAAAACTAAATACTTTATTAATAGTTATAAGTACATCTTATGACATTTATTCTAATTTATTTTCATGATTACAAAGGGAGGAGTTACTTATGGCAAGATTTGAGGAAGCTGAAAACAGAATGTTCAATGTAAAAATTTGCTTAAAATGTAATGCTCGTAACCCTGCTGCTGCAACTACTTGCAGAAAATGTGGTTACAAAGGTTTAAGATTTAAAGCAAAAGAATCAAGAGGATAATCATATTCTCTTACTTTTTTTTATTATTTTTATTTGTTTTTGGGTTATTTTTTTATCACGATTAATTTAATATACTATTTTTAATAAAACTTATTTTAGGTTGTTCTTATGAATGATGTTGAAAATTATATCAAGGATATTTTAAAAGAAAGAAAAATTCATTTTACTTTAATAGATCCTGATGAACAAACACCAAAAGAAGCTTTAGAAATAGCCACTGCAGCTATTGAAGGAGGTACTGATGGTATTATGATTGGAGGATCTACTGTTGAAGGAGATGATGTTGAAAAGACTTGTAAAATATTGTCTGATAATATTGCTGTTCCAATTATTTTATTCCCAGGAAATATTAATAGTGTAAGTTCATATGCTGATGCAATATTTTTCATGAGCTATGTTAATTCTACAAATCCTTATTGGATTAATGGTGCTCAATCTTTAGCAGCACCACTTGTTAAAAAATCTGGAATTGAAGTTTTACCTATGGGTTATATGGTTGTAGAACCTGGTGGAACTGTTGGTTGGGTGGGAGATGCTAAATTAGTCCCAAGAAATAAACCTAAAATACCTTCAATTTATGCAATGTCTTGTGAGTTATTTGGAATGAAATTCTTTTATCTTGAAGCAGGCTCAGGTGCAGATAAAGCAATTCCTACTAAAATGATTGCATATTCAAAAAAAGCTACTGATGATATGATTCTTTTAGTTGGTGGAGGAATTCGTGATGCTGAGGCAGCTTATAGTGCAGCTCGTGCTGGTGGAGATATTATTGTAACTGGTACTGTTGTAGAGGAAACTAATAATGTTAAAACTAAAATA
This genomic window from Methanobrevibacter oralis contains:
- the tsaA gene encoding tRNA (N6-threonylcarbamoyladenosine(37)-N6)-methyltransferase TrmO, producing MKIELESIGTIHTQFTEIEGMPIQPTGAKGIKGKIEIKEKYKDGLKDLDGFSHIHLIYLLHEVDGYMLEVKPFMDNNTHGVFATRSPKRPNRIGSSVVKIDKIEDNILHISNIDVLDGTPLLDIKPYVPQLYEDTIDELKIGWFETKHEKAKSQKSDARFK
- a CDS encoding TOBE domain-containing protein is translated as MELSARNQLNGKITNVEIGAVMASIKLEVTEPGIITAMITKESAEKLGLTEGDDVTAIIKSTEVIIGK
- a CDS encoding molybdenum cofactor biosynthesis protein MoaE, which produces MVVKLIEAKEDKITIADLIDDLKKSKKVDYSGAIFTFEGIVRGKEENFDLEKLILTTPNKKKTLKEIKEIVEKAKIKFNVHEISVIHYIGEFYTGDSLFLVAVLGSHREETLDALKEVIENVKYDVEFKKEEISNQGSKTILAGG
- a CDS encoding nicotinamide-nucleotide adenylyltransferase → MNKVRGILIGRMQPVHKGHMQVINKILEEVDEIIIGIGSAQLSYELKNPFTAGERVIMLKKAFVESNIDPSRYYIIPMEDINYNAIWPSHVKMMTPPFSVVYSGNSLVKQLFKENGFNVKNPPLYDRFHLSGTEVRKRMIENSNWEELVPNATIKVINEINGIERLKNLSIKEISDLNK
- a CDS encoding DUF367 family protein; protein product: MRITVFHADECDRKKCTSIKMEKLGYCKLIYDINRIPSGSIVLNPYAEKAVSYEDYKFVEKRGIVGLDCSWNEVSSSKKFFSLSKYHRSLPFLIATNPVNYGKPCILSTVEAISATLYITRFKDEAHKILDGFKWGHTFLELNHNLLETYSEADTSEEVVKIQNEFLESHE
- a CDS encoding 50S ribosomal protein L40e encodes the protein MARFEEAENRMFNVKICLKCNARNPAAATTCRKCGYKGLRFKAKESRG
- a CDS encoding phosphoglycerol geranylgeranyltransferase; protein product: MNDVENYIKDILKERKIHFTLIDPDEQTPKEALEIATAAIEGGTDGIMIGGSTVEGDDVEKTCKILSDNIAVPIILFPGNINSVSSYADAIFFMSYVNSTNPYWINGAQSLAAPLVKKSGIEVLPMGYMVVEPGGTVGWVGDAKLVPRNKPKIPSIYAMSCELFGMKFFYLEAGSGADKAIPTKMIAYSKKATDDMILLVGGGIRDAEAAYSAARAGGDIIVTGTVVEETNNVKTKISELTQAIRKASEE